The Mesotoga sp. UBA6090 sequence TTCCCGCAGTAAATCCGACCGCATAACCAACTGCAACTGCCCTAAGTATAATGAAATAATCTCTGAAGTAACTGTAACTCCAGGCGATTCTGTATACTCCATTTAGAATAAGAGAAGCGACAATAAAAATGCTGAAATATATTCCGTTAACGAAAAACTGAGGCTCATCCAGAGTGAAGATACCGTATCTGAAGTACATACCTAATACGTATGCAAAATATACTATCGCCGAATCAAGAATCAGGAGCATTAGGTTTCTTCTGAAGCTGGATAGTTCGCTAAGTTTTGTCAAACTCCTCACCTCATGGAGATTCTAGCACACAAGGTGCTATGTTAGAAGCTTAGCAGCTTTCTGAGGCTGTTTTGGACCAGTTTTTCAAGATCAGTTCACAATGAATCTATTATCTTGATTGGCGACACTAATAGCAGCCTCGGCAGATTTCTCCTTATCCTTTATTTCGAGCATTATGTCGAAATCATAAGGACGACTCTTCATCAAGAAAGAGTTGAAATGGTCCAGATCGATAGTCTGGGCATGCCTCCCTTTTCGCCCCTCTTTTTCTTGAGTGCTGTAGTCAACAATCGGGATGCTGTCTTCTTCAGTCCATGTTGACCGGGACAAGTCAATGGAATCAGAGAAAGTTATTCCCCCATCAAGAATCGAATGATGGAAGACATCAAGAAGTACTGGGATGTTTGTCACATAATGAATTGACAGGCGGTCTGAAAGTGAGTAAAGTCTCTCATCATTCTCTATTACCAGCCTAACCCTTATGTTGCTGGACAGTACTCTGTACTCATCAATGAATCTGCTGACAGCCACCTTTTTCTCTCCGTACACTCCCCCTACATGAATCTGGATTTTCGCACTTCTGTCCAGATTCATAAGGTTTAAGACCTTGGCATGATACTCAAGCTCTACGATGCTGTTATCTACAACCTCCCGCTTAGGGGAATTGAGCAAGACGAACTGATCAGGATGCATCGACACTCTCATGTTGTATCCTCTTATCTTCTTCCCGATATTTTCAAAGTCACTCCTGAAGAATTCTGCCCAATCTGTCTTGCAGATTGGGTGGGAAGCCAATGGAACCAAATCCGAGGTAATCCTGAAGAAGAGAATACTTTTTTGTTTTGTTGTAATCGATTATTTTCTCAAGACATGCAAGATTAGCCGCAACGGTTTCGATCAGTCTTCTTTCGCTGTAGGATGCTAATCTGAAGGTTCTTGCCGAGCTGCAGTCAAGAGTCGTGTTTATGCAAGGATACCCAATTTTCATACGTGACCTCCTCATATATGTATTTTAGCCGAGTCTTGGAGGAAGAATGTATAATTGGTTGGATATCGATTGAGAGGTGAGATTCGTTGAGGGTTAAAAAGCAGCAATCTTTCCCAACTATTAGAGTAGCCATTGTTGCCTTTTTTGGACTTTCGGTTTTTCTTCTTGTTTTTTGCTTTTTTCAGTCTGGGAAGGTGAAGAGTCTTGAAACAAGAATAGCCAACCTTGAAAGGCATCAAGCTGCACTTGAGCTGGAACTTAGTGCAGTTACGGGTGTTCAGCGAACGATGGGAGTAAATCTCTATTACTACAACGAGCTTCTCGACAGACTTATGAATGGCGAAGTCCTATGCGATACTGAAGCTGTAATACCTGTTGGGCGAACGATCCCTAATTCCCAGTCGCCCATTAACGATGTTATACGGTTGCTAATAAGAGGAGAGTTGACAAAGGCCGAGGAAGATCTAGGATTCAGAACAGAATTTCCCGGGAGGGAACTTCAGTTTCTCGGGGCGAGACTTGAAGGCGGGGTTCTTTTTCTGAAATTCTCCGACCCATCGGGATTTACTTCGGGTGGATCATGCAGAGTCAATCTCTTGCGAGCTCAGATAGAAAAAACTGCTCTCCAGTTTGAAATGGTTGAGAGCGTTGTGTTTGAACCAGAAAGTATTTTCCAGCCGTAATGCTTGACTTGGTCCCTTGAAAAGGCAGTTTACTTCATGGTAATGTGCAAGGCAATTGACTTTAACAAATATCCGTGATATAATGTATATTAAGACATCCGAAATGGATGTCTTTTTTCTTAGTCAGAGTCGAGCTTGTGCTTCTTGCTTACTCAGAGAAAGATCAAGACTATCAGGGCCGCACTTAGAATGTCTGCGATACCAAGTTCATAAATTTCCCATTTAGCGAGTCCAGTCAAATATTGAAATTCACTAATTTACCTAATCCATTTTGGAATAGAAGCTATTTGAGAAGCAGTGAATTTCTCTTTCTTGCCGAAAGTTATCCAGACTCTTCCTGGATCTTTTGCCTCAATCTCAATGGAATACAAGCCATCTTTTGTGAGGGCCGAGTCATGTCTGGCGTAGAGATATGAGTAAGTGTCTCCAAAAAACTCGTACATTATCTCGGGTTCGATGCTCTCCAGCATGAAGCTTTCGTTCACATTTCCGTCGGGATCATATACAGTAAGCTCAGGTCGAAAACCCTTAGTACTTTCCATGCCCTTAATTTCCTTCGGAACTCCGAAAAGCATATGAAGTTGCATCCCGATTGAGCCCTCAAACGTGATCACAATTCTTTCCCCTTCTGAGAGAATGTAGTAGAAGACCTGAGACAAATCTATGTCTCTTACAAGGATGCACCATTCACAAAGTCGTCAGACGGTAGAAATGTTGGGATGAGAGCGAACGTCGAAGCCGCAAAGATTATTATCATGAGAAGAAGATAACCGACTTTTTCATCAAAGGCCCCCTAATTGGAATCAATATAAATTAGCCTATCAGTTAGATGGGCTTTTTTGATCTTTTGAAGATACTAGAAACTGCACTGAAGTGAAGTAACAGCAGTGCTCAGCAAAAAATAAAGGATGCTTTTCCTTCTAAATGGCGCTACAGGACAGTTCTTCTAAGGTTCGAAATCATCCGGGAAGATTCGAGATCTACTTATTCCGATAGTACGAAAGTTGATCACTCACAAATACTGAAGTTACAAGTGTCATTGTGTACAGCCAATTAGTCACTGGATCAGCTAGAATACTCTCTCAAAGGAGAGTATCTCAAGAGAGTAATCTCTCTCGTACGATCTCATTGCTCTGGAATCCATTTCGATCTCTCCGACCTGATTGTCAAATGGATCGGATCTGTAGAATTTCTTCGCTGGTATCAGCGGCGACATGAAAGCAGAATTCGAAATCATTCTGAATGCGTCTAGGTTGCCAAAATAGAACTCCTTGTAGGCCGGAATGTCTTTCCTGGAGCCCCCAAATGAGCAGTCCACAGGTATCCAGCCAAAGGGCTCTAGCCAGATCAGGGCCCAATCGTGAGGACTTGCCCCCTTGGGAGCTGCAAACCATCCAGACTGCCATCTTGCCGGAATGCCCTTAATTCTGCAAAGCGTTATGAATAAGAGGGCTTTCACTCCACAGTCTCCTCTAAGGTTAATGGCGGCGAATTCAGAGAGGTTTGGATAAAGCGCATATTCGCTCATGAAAGTATACTTGACGTTTTCGCATATCCAGTTGTAGAAACTCTTTGCTATGAAATAGGCATTAGTTTCACCCCCGGCAATCTCCTTTGCCAGAGCTTTCATTAGGGGCGAAAAGACAATATGTGGAGCCTTTTCGCCTAAATAGCTTTGAAATCTCTTGCGGTCGGGTTCGGTACATTCATAGGGATTAATTGAAGATGAGATTTCTGAAATCTCATATTCGAAATTGACACTGAACAATGTGTCATGCTTTGAATCTGCTTCCATATACACGGTTCTTTGGGGATAGGCATCTGGAGACAAGAAACAGCTGTGGCTTGTCCTGATAATTTTGGTTGAAGATACTTGATCACCAATTCTGGACACCGGAAGCCAGCAGCGAAAGGAACTATCCTCAGAGCTTCGGACTGCGATCGACGACCTTGCATTGATTTTATACTTAGCGGGTCGTCTGTCGCTTATTAGCCTGTCTATCTCTCTGTGAAGAGAGGCTCTGGTTTCTTCCCTGTCAGTATCTTTCTTTTTCAATCTGTTTTCGTATTCGTGCATTACAAAGAGAAGGTTTTTGTCGAATCTTCTTTCGAAACGTTCTTCACCATCGAAGACAATTGAGTCAAGCTTCTTCTCATCACTCAGGGAATCAAACTCCTCTCTTGAGAAGTCTACGAAAATGTCTGAGAGAACATCAAAAGCCTTCTCTGATGTGTACGGGTAATTGTCTTTAAGCCTGAGAATTCTCTCTTTCTCCCACAAGAGTCTTTTTTCCACTAATGAGGGAAGATAGTCTCCGAGTTGATGCTCAATCTCCTCTAAAGCGCCCTTGTAGTCTCCAGTTGATTCGAAATAGCTAATCCTTTCCGGAAGCTGTGCTGCCAGAAACTCCATGTCTACCCCTCCCATGCCCATTCTAATCTGACTCAAGTCGATTATAGCAGCAGGAGAGATTTAGAAAAAAGGCGGCCTCTTCTTCGAGGCCGCTATTCTTTTGAGATATAAGGGGTGGAATTTTCTCCATTGAATAGTGTGGAGCAAATCTATGCCAAAATGACCTGATGTATCTTTTTTCCTTTCGAACAGTTCTGTACAATCCTTATTGTAAGCTTCACAGAATTTCCAATGTCAAATTTGATTTATTATCCTTTCCCGTACCCAGAAACCGGACCATAAAAACCATAACAGTTCAACCATCAATTCGGAGTAGGAAATGAAGGAGAATTATAAACTAAGAAACATGAACTCTTTGCCATATAATCTGAGTTATGGTGATGGTTTTTTGTGGTCGATCGTGCGAAGGGTTGATCAATAATCTCTTAGTTCAGGGGGTGCAATGATGGCTGAAGTCGCTTTAAACAAGACTGTTCCGGATTTCTCGTTGCTCGACCAAAATGGGAAAGAAGTGTCTTTATCAAAGTTTTCCGGCAAACGAGTCGTGCTGTATTTCTATCCCAAGGATAATACCTCCGGGTGCACTCTTGAGGCAGAAGGTTTTAGGGATCTGAAGGACGAGTTTGCAGATAAGAACACAGTTATCATTGGAGTTAGCAAAGATACTCAGAAATCGCATGCAGGCTTCTCACTTAAGCTTGATCTGAACTTTTCTATACTGAGCGATAAGAACGGAGAGATTCATCAGATGTTCGATGTAATTAAGCCGAAAAAGATGTATGGCCGTGAATACTTGGGAACTGAGAGATCCACATTCATTATTGATGAGAAGGGAATTCTAATCAAAGAGTACAGAGGTGTCAAGGCGAAAGGTCACGCAGAAGAGGTCCTTGAATTCATCAGCAATCTGAAGTAACTTAGAGAGCAAATTCATAGAATACCTTTGTCTGCGCTTTCTCAAATCCCTCTTCAATATAGAGAGAAAGGGCCTTTTCGTTTTTTGAGTTTACTGAAAGGACACTTTCGAGGCCCAAGTCAAGAGAAAGAAGTAATACCTTTCTTAACAAGAGTCTTCCATAGCCCTGCCTCTGAAAACTAGGTTATACTGCCAAAGGGCCTATCTCGAGAAGTCCATCCTCACTCATTTGCGAGAAGAACATACCAATTGGCTTGTTAACTTTGATCAGAAGTTGTATACCCGAGCTCGGGATGTTACTTCTCAAGATAAATCTTCTCAACCACTCTTGATCGATATCTAGATGACCGGCTATTTAAGCGAAAGCCGAGTTGATTATATTGCAGTAGATTTCCCCGTGAGTCCCAGTCTCAGGATCGAAATCTATGAAATGGATTTCCTAGGGAATTTCTAGAGAGAGTTTCTCTCGTTTTCTCTTCAAGATAAAAGAGTACCATTCTAAAGAGAAACCGATTTCCTCAAGGATTCTTTGAATAGGTTGCTCAGGTGAGACGAAGAGATAGACCTCATCGATTTCGGATATCATATCTTTCATGGCTCCTAGTAGAGATCTGTAGGCTTCCACATGTGAAGTTACAGAATGAAAGATCATGAATCTTCCCCTTCTCGCCTTTCTTTAGTGCTCTTCAAGTATTAGTGAAGCTGCTCCGAGAGACTTCCGTCTTCCCTCGAAAGTATTACAGGAGGTTGATCCTCATCTGCGACAAACTCAGCAGATGCAAGATATGAATCATCGTGTTAGGGGCCGAACACCCGGCAGTACTCAATGAACTCTCTCAGATCTGAGCTTTCTATCTTCTTAATCAAACACAATAGAGATCTCCTGGATCTAAATGTTACACAAGAAAACAGAGGAATCGAATCATATTGCGACTCCTTGAATTTAGTTCAACTTCAACTTGAGAGCCTCTTTTCGAGCTAAACATTTTTTGCTATCTCGTATGCAATGCTTTCCGGTCCTGATAAATGCGTTACATTAAAGTTCAACCCCATCAGTGCGCAATTAAAGGCGAGGCAAGACAAGAAGTGTATAATTATTGTACACAGAACATCAGTAACTTGAGGTGGTGATTTTATGGGTTTTGCTGTTAGGAGAAGCAAAAGGCCCAGAATAGGACACATTAGAAACAACTTCATAAGAGCATCGGTTCTCTTTGCAATAGTAACACCTGCGTCGATTTACGGAATTGCGGCTTTTTTTGGTGCTGGAGACAGACTTAGCGGTTTTGGATGGCTCTTAGTAATATTGATAGCCTTCTGGGTTCTGGTAGGAGCAATTTGGATTCTCTCCCTGAAGGCCTATATGGAGGCTCGTAAACAAATCAGGAAGAACCAAAGCGGTTTCAGAAGCAGAAACCTGAAGCCAGCGGGAATGATTTTCAATAGATCTCAGGTTAGTCCCATAAGAATGAAATCAACCTGACTTCCGATTGCTCATAAACCATTCATACAGTTCGGGATCCGAGTAAGTTTCTGTCCAAGAATCGTGACCGGCTTCAGGATATATCTTGAGCATAGGCTTTCCTCCGGCATCTTTCAGTGTTCTAATAAGTGTCCTGCTTTCTTCGACTGAAACTATGTTGTCCTTTCCGCCATGGAAGGCCCAAATAGGTAAATCCTTGATTTCTAGCACTCTCTCCGGGAAGCCCAGGATTCCCAGGCCACCCCCGCAAACCGGTGCTATTGCCGCAAAGAGATCCGGATACTCCACAGCCATGTGCCAGGTTCCAAACCCTC is a genomic window containing:
- a CDS encoding transglutaminase-like domain-containing protein, giving the protein MEFLAAQLPERISYFESTGDYKGALEEIEHQLGDYLPSLVEKRLLWEKERILRLKDNYPYTSEKAFDVLSDIFVDFSREEFDSLSDEKKLDSIVFDGEERFERRFDKNLLFVMHEYENRLKKKDTDREETRASLHREIDRLISDRRPAKYKINARSSIAVRSSEDSSFRCWLPVSRIGDQVSSTKIIRTSHSCFLSPDAYPQRTVYMEADSKHDTLFSVNFEYEISEISSSINPYECTEPDRKRFQSYLGEKAPHIVFSPLMKALAKEIAGGETNAYFIAKSFYNWICENVKYTFMSEYALYPNLSEFAAINLRGDCGVKALLFITLCRIKGIPARWQSGWFAAPKGASPHDWALIWLEPFGWIPVDCSFGGSRKDIPAYKEFYFGNLDAFRMISNSAFMSPLIPAKKFYRSDPFDNQVGEIEMDSRAMRSYERDYSLEILSFERVF
- the uvsE gene encoding UV DNA damage repair endonuclease UvsE, giving the protein MVPLASHPICKTDWAEFFRSDFENIGKKIRGYNMRVSMHPDQFVLLNSPKREVVDNSIVELEYHAKVLNLMNLDRSAKIQIHVGGVYGEKKVAVSRFIDEYRVLSSNIRVRLVIENDERLYSLSDRLSIHYVTNIPVLLDVFHHSILDGGITFSDSIDLSRSTWTEEDSIPIVDYSTQEKEGRKGRHAQTIDLDHFNSFLMKSRPYDFDIMLEIKDKEKSAEAAISVANQDNRFIVN
- a CDS encoding peroxiredoxin, with product MAEVALNKTVPDFSLLDQNGKEVSLSKFSGKRVVLYFYPKDNTSGCTLEAEGFRDLKDEFADKNTVIIGVSKDTQKSHAGFSLKLDLNFSILSDKNGEIHQMFDVIKPKKMYGREYLGTERSTFIIDEKGILIKEYRGVKAKGHAEEVLEFISNLK
- a CDS encoding GerMN domain-containing protein translates to MRVKKQQSFPTIRVAIVAFFGLSVFLLVFCFFQSGKVKSLETRIANLERHQAALELELSAVTGVQRTMGVNLYYYNELLDRLMNGEVLCDTEAVIPVGRTIPNSQSPINDVIRLLIRGELTKAEEDLGFRTEFPGRELQFLGARLEGGVLFLKFSDPSGFTSGGSCRVNLLRAQIEKTALQFEMVESVVFEPESIFQP